The genomic window CTGAACAGGCAGTTCATGATGCAGCGGTTCGAGCAAGACTGGTTCTGGAATAGAGGAGTTAATGGTTTGAAAAAGAGCAGGATCGGATACCTTTTTGTTTCGCCATATCTTATTCATTTTATAGTATTTATTGCATTCCCTTTAATGTTTTCGTTTATCCTTGTTTTTCACCGCTGGGATATTCTTTCATCTATGAAATGGGTGGGGCTTGATAATATTCGAAAGCTCATGCATGATGAGCTTTTTTTTAAATCAATTTATAATACATTGATTTTTCTGATCATTCACATACCGCTTCAGATTATATTTGCGCTGTTTATCGCAGAACTTCTCAATCAGAGCATCAGATTTAAAGGATTTTTCAGAGCGGCGTTTTTTCTGCCTGTTGTCATATCCGGGGTGGTCATATCCCTGTTGTGGAGCCAGCTTTTTGCTCAGGATACAGGTATGCTCAATATTATTCTGACCCGTATCGGCCTTGACCGGGTTCCATGGATTACGAGTCCGAGAATGGCAATGCCGTCTATTGCTATTGTGGCTACATGGAAAAATGTAGGGTTATACATAGTACTGTTTCTTGTAGGGCTGCAGGGTGTGCCGAGAAACCTCTACGAGGCAGCGGATCTGGAGGGGGCGAGCCAGTGGCAGAAGTTCCGATACATCACTCTCCCGATGATCAACCCTACCATGTTTATGGTAGTTGTACTATCCACAATTGGAGGATTTTCTCTGTTCATTGAGCCTGTTATAATTACAGGCGGAGGCCCGATGAACAGTACACTCTCTGCAATGATGTATATTTACAAGCAGGGGTTTAATTTTTACCATATGGGATATGCTGCAACATTGGGGTTCTTCTTTGCGATTATTGTTCTCGCTGTAATCATTCTGCAGAGAAAGTTTGTGGAGAAGGATGTACAATACTAATCATTCAGAGGAATGTTTTTGATGAGAAAACCGCTTATATACACAATTCTTATAGTTTTTGTAGTATTTTCAATATATCCTTTTTTATGGATGGCAGTATCTACCATTCGGCCGGAGTCGGAGATCGGTGCCTTGGGGTTAATTCCTTCGAGTGTTACTCTAAATCATTACAAAGAGGTGATTCACAAGATTCCTATATTCAGGGCTCTTCTGAACAGCCTGATTGTTGCGGGGTCAGTTACAGCGGGTGTTTTGATTTTCGGATCTATGGTGGGATATGCATTGTCCCGGCTTAGATTCAGAGGCAGAAACCTTATTTTTATGGTAATCATTTTTACAATGACGCTGCCCTTTCAGATTACGCTGATTCCGCTCTATGTTCTAATGGTTAAGTTTCACTGGGTTAACAGCTATCTTTCACTGATTGTTCCATACATGCTGTCAGGATTCAGCATTCTGCTGTTCCGGCAGTATTTTATGACACTGCCCCAGGATCTCATTGATGCTGCCCGTATAGACGGCTGCAGCGAGTTGTGGATTTTGTTCAGAGTACTATGGCCCAATTCCGTGCCTGCGCTGATTACTGTCGGTATCCTGACATTTATGGCATCGTGGAATGAAGTGCTTTGGCCGTTAATTGTGATACGTGACAGGGCCATGATGACCATGCCCCAGATTGTAACAATTTTTCAGATTGGAGGCCAGGCTGAAGCAAGGCTTGGAGTCAAACTTGCCGCTGCCATGCTGCTTGCACTGCCTGTGATTCTGGCATACAGTTTTTTCCAGAAGTACTTTATTTCGAGTATGGCGACTTCAGGATTGAAAGAATAAGGATAAAGGATAAAATGAAAAGATTGTGTACTTTATTCATTGTTGCTGGAATGTTAATTGTTGGTTGTCAGAATGGGGTAAATCCATATTTTCAGTCTCAGTTGATTAATCTTAATCATCTTAATCATCTTTGTGAGGATGTGGTTATTAATGGAGATTCGGTCTCAATTGTGCATATCTATGCG from bacterium includes these protein-coding regions:
- a CDS encoding sugar ABC transporter permease, encoding MQRFEQDWFWNRGVNGLKKSRIGYLFVSPYLIHFIVFIAFPLMFSFILVFHRWDILSSMKWVGLDNIRKLMHDELFFKSIYNTLIFLIIHIPLQIIFALFIAELLNQSIRFKGFFRAAFFLPVVISGVVISLLWSQLFAQDTGMLNIILTRIGLDRVPWITSPRMAMPSIAIVATWKNVGLYIVLFLVGLQGVPRNLYEAADLEGASQWQKFRYITLPMINPTMFMVVVLSTIGGFSLFIEPVIITGGGPMNSTLSAMMYIYKQGFNFYHMGYAATLGFFFAIIVLAVIILQRKFVEKDVQY
- a CDS encoding carbohydrate ABC transporter permease, whose translation is MRKPLIYTILIVFVVFSIYPFLWMAVSTIRPESEIGALGLIPSSVTLNHYKEVIHKIPIFRALLNSLIVAGSVTAGVLIFGSMVGYALSRLRFRGRNLIFMVIIFTMTLPFQITLIPLYVLMVKFHWVNSYLSLIVPYMLSGFSILLFRQYFMTLPQDLIDAARIDGCSELWILFRVLWPNSVPALITVGILTFMASWNEVLWPLIVIRDRAMMTMPQIVTIFQIGGQAEARLGVKLAAAMLLALPVILAYSFFQKYFISSMATSGLKE